The following are from one region of the Platichthys flesus chromosome 2, fPlaFle2.1, whole genome shotgun sequence genome:
- the wdr1 gene encoding WD repeat-containing protein 1, whose amino-acid sequence MPSEPKHVFASLPQMERGVAKVIGGDPKGKNFLYTNGKCVIIRNIENPAIADIYTEHAHQVTVAKYAPSGFYIASGDACGKIRIWDTTQKEHLLKYEYTPLSGMVKDIAWTEDSKRMAVVGDGREKFGAVFLWDSGSSVGEISGHCKLINSVDIRQKRPYRLVAGSDDTCASFSEGPPFKFKFTLREHSQFVNCVRFSPDGDRFVTAGADGQIFMYDGKTGEALGSLGGEKAHNGGIYAVSWSPDSSQLISASGDKTVKLWDVGAKTAVTTFNLGNDVTDQQLGCLWQNNHLLSISLAGYINYLDKNNPNRPIRTVKGHSKSIQCLTVHKTDGKSHIYSGSHDGHINYWDADTGENDCMSGKGHSNQVSKMVTNDAGELVTCSMDDTLRYTNINKKEYSSSDVVKMDFQPKSVSVASGGLSLAVCIEQVVLLKDKKKVFTLDKLDYEPEVGDIHPGGTTAAVGGAEGIIHLYSIQGNTLKDDGKTLKVLGTVTDMAYSNDGAYLAVIDDKKVSTVFSVADGYTVKNEFHGHHARPVTLAWSPDNEHFATSGMDMLVYVWTVADADKRIKIPDTHRLHHVSALAWIDEHTLVTTSHDASIKQWTITY is encoded by the exons atgccgTCTGAACCGA aaCATGTATTTGCCAGTCTCCCACAGATGGAGAGGGGAGTGGCAAAAGTGATTGGCGGCGATCCCAAAGGCAAAAACTTCCTGTATACCAACGGGAAGTGTGTCATCATCAGGAACATTGAG AACCCGGCTATCGCAGACATTTACACTGAACACGCCCACCAAGTGACTGTTGCCAAGTATGCCCCCAGTGGATTCTACATTGCTTCTGGAG ATGCATGCGGAAAGATCCGTATCTGGGACACCACTCAGAAGGAGCACCTGCTCAAGTATGAGTACACGCCCCTTTCAGGCATGGTCAAGGACATCGCCTGGACAGAAGACAGCAAGAGGATGGCAGTGGTCGGTGATGGACGAGAGAA GTTTGGGGCGGTGTTCCTCTGGGACTCTGGCTCCtcagtgggggaaatttccggccACTGCAAATTAATCAACAGTGTCGACATCAGGCAGAAACGCCCTTACCGCCTCGTCGCTGGCAGTGATGACACCTGTGCGTCCTTCTCCGAGGGGCCTCCATTCAAGTTCAAGTTCACATTACGT GAACACAGCCAGTTTGTCAACTGTGTCCGCTTCTCTCCGGATGGAGATCGTTTCGTCACAGCTGGCGCTGACGGCCAG ATTTTCATGTATGATGGAAAGACTGGTGAGGCTCTCGGCTCACTGGGTGGAGAGAAGGCTCACAATGGAGGAATCTATGCT GTCAGCTGGAGTCCTGACAGTTCCCAACTGATCTCTGCCTCAGGGGACAAGACCGTGAAGCTCTGGGATGTTGGTGCAAAAACGGCTGTCACCACCTTCAACCTGGGCAACGATGTGACAGACCAGCAGCTGGGCTGCCTGTGGCAGAATAACCACCTCCTCAGCATCTCTCTGGCAGGATACATCAACTATCTGGACAAGAACAACCCAAACCGGCCTATACGCACCGTGAAG GGACACAGCAAATCCATCCAGTGTCTGACAGTTCACAAAACCGACGGGAAATCGCACATCTACTCGGGGAGTCATGATGGACACATCAAT TACTGGGATGCAGACACTGGAGAGAACGACTGCATGTCAGGGAAGGGCCACAGCAACCAGGTGAGCAAGATGGTGACCAACGATGCCGGCGAGCTGGTGACGTGCAGCATGGACGACACGCTGCGCTACACCAACATCAACAAGAAGGAGTACAG ctcctctgatgTGGTGAAGATGGATTTCCAGCCCAAAAGTGTGTCGGTGGCGTCAGGAGGGCTGTCACTGGCTGTGTGCATTGAGCAG GTTGTCTTGCTGAAGGACAAGAAGAAGGTCTTCACATTAGACAAGCTCGACTATGAACCCGAGGTGGGAGACATCCATCCTGGTGGCACCACGGCTGCAGTGGGAGGAGCA GAAGGAATAATCCACCTGTACTCCATTCAGGGTAACACTCTGAAGGATGATGGCAAAACCCTCAAGGTGTTAGGGACGGTCACAGACATGGCCTACTCTAATGACGGAGCCTATCTGGCAGTCATTGATGATAAGAAGGTTTCCACAGTCTTTTCTGTGGCAGACGGCTACACG gtcAAAAACGAGTTTCACGGACACCATGCCAGACCGGTGACCCTGGCCTGGTCACCTGATAATGAGCACTTTGCAACCAGTGGGATGGACATGTTGGTGTATGTCTGGACAGTTGCTGATGCAGACAAGAGAATCAAAATCCCAG ACACTCATCGGTTGCACCACGTCAGCGCCCTGGCTTGGATCGATGAGCACACTCTAGTGACCACCTCCCATGATGCCAGCATTAAGCAGTGGACTATAACATACTGA